From a single Capsicum annuum cultivar UCD-10X-F1 chromosome 12, UCD10Xv1.1, whole genome shotgun sequence genomic region:
- the LOC107849766 gene encoding tetraspanin-8-like isoform X1, whose amino-acid sequence MVRCSNCFLTLLNFITLVASLILILMAMSFINNSNATTCQKELQKPLMISGVILLVISLMGIVGAACHVSFLLWIYLFLLFLVITGMIIYSVFNIVVMLTHLNNHTPEKGGWEDQFQEYSQWLKNRVPDERQWDKIKSCMIDAKFCKYIPNDRTEDFYKNKLTKMQSGCCKPPTYCNFQFQNASTWIVPKTGPIEGDVDCKAWSNEQNGMCYNCNSCKKSVFDDIKKYSRHTSLISLCIFIFLSIVYSIGCCALTNNSYRERAYVYHGYRPYGPGPYGHP is encoded by the exons ATGGTTCGGTGCAGCAATTGCTTTCTGACACTGCTTAATTTTATCACATTGGTGGCTTCTTTAATACTCATACTGATGGCTATGTCGTTCATTAATAACTCAAATGCTACCACCTGCCAGAAAGAGCTTCAAAAGCCTCTGATGATATCAGGGGTGATCCTTTTGGTAATTTCTTTGATGGGAATTGTAGGGGCGGCATGCCATGTCTCATTTTTGTTGTGGATATATTTGTTCTTGCTGTTCTTGGTCATTACAGGGATGATAATTTACTCCGTCTTCAACATTGTTGTCATGTTGACACATCTAAATAATCATACACCAGAAAAAGGCGGATGGGAAGACCAGTTTCAAGAATACTCACAATGGTTGAAAAATCGTGTGCCTGATGAACGACAATGGGATAAGATTAAGAGTTGTATGATTGATGCCAAATTTTGTAAATATATTCCCAACGACAGAACTGAggatttttacaaaaataagCTCACCAAGATGCAg TCTGGTTGTTGCAAACCGCCGACATACTGCAACTTTCAGTTCCAAAATGCATCGACTTGGATCGTGCCAAAAACAGGACCAATAGAGGGAGACGTCGACTGCAAGGCTTGGAGCAACGAACAGAATGGGATGTGCTACAACTGCAATTCGTGCAAGAAATCTGTCTTTGATGACATCAAGAAATATTCCAGGCATACCTCTCTCATAAGCCTTTGTATCTTCATTTTTCTCTCCATTGTTTACTCTATTGGCTGCTGTGCTCTCACTAATAATAGTTACAGAGAAAGGGCGTACGTCTACCATGGATACAGACCCTATGGTCCTGGCCCTTATGGTCACCCATGA
- the LOC107849766 gene encoding tetraspanin-8-like isoform X2, whose amino-acid sequence MVRCSNCFLTLLNFITLVASLILILMAMSFINNSNATTCQKELQKPLMISGVILLVISLMGIVGAACHVSFLLWIYLFLLFLVITGMIIYSVFNIVVMLTHLNNHTPEKGGWEDQFQEYSQWLKNRVPDERQWDKIKSCMIDAKFCKYIPNDRTEDFYKNKLTKMQVTSEQRLDEDLMEVPFAKILNMISMSYKVIVASPILSLVVANRRHTATFSSKMHRLGSCQKQDQ is encoded by the exons ATGGTTCGGTGCAGCAATTGCTTTCTGACACTGCTTAATTTTATCACATTGGTGGCTTCTTTAATACTCATACTGATGGCTATGTCGTTCATTAATAACTCAAATGCTACCACCTGCCAGAAAGAGCTTCAAAAGCCTCTGATGATATCAGGGGTGATCCTTTTGGTAATTTCTTTGATGGGAATTGTAGGGGCGGCATGCCATGTCTCATTTTTGTTGTGGATATATTTGTTCTTGCTGTTCTTGGTCATTACAGGGATGATAATTTACTCCGTCTTCAACATTGTTGTCATGTTGACACATCTAAATAATCATACACCAGAAAAAGGCGGATGGGAAGACCAGTTTCAAGAATACTCACAATGGTTGAAAAATCGTGTGCCTGATGAACGACAATGGGATAAGATTAAGAGTTGTATGATTGATGCCAAATTTTGTAAATATATTCCCAACGACAGAACTGAggatttttacaaaaataagCTCACCAAGATGCAg GTAACATCTGAGCAGCGCCTGGATGAAGATCTAATGGAAGTTCCATTTGCGAAAATTTTAAACATGATTTCCATGTCTTATAAGGTTATAGTTGCTTCACCCATTCTCAG TCTGGTTGTTGCAAACCGCCGACATACTGCAACTTTCAGTTCCAAAATGCATCGACTTGGATCGTGCCAAAAACAGGACCAATAG